ACGCCCGAGGCAGGACCGGCCATGGAATCATCCGGCTGCCTCTGTACGCCGAGCGCATCGAGGCAGGCGGCTACAACCTGCGGCCGGCAATCCGCATCGCCCGGCAGACCCCGGTTTCGGCGCTCGTCGACGGCGACAACGGACTCGGCCAGGTCGTGATGACGCTCGCCGCCGAGACGGCGATCGAGAAGGCGCAACAATCCGGGATGGCGTGGGTGGGGACGACCCGCTCGAACCACGCCGGCGCAGCCGGCATCTACCCGGCCATGGCAGTCGGGGAGGGGTTGATCGCCTTCTACTTCGCGGTCGCCAACGCCAACGGCATGCCGCCGTGGGGCGGTCGGGAGCCGATCCTGGGAACGAACCCGATCGCCATCGGCGTCCCGGCCGGTGACGAGCCTCCCTTCCTGCTCGACATCGCGACCACCGTCGCATCGCACGGCACCATCAAAGTGGTGGCGCAGGCGGGGGAGCAGATGCCGATCGGCTGGGTCGTCGATGTCGAGGGCAACCCGATCACCGACCCGAACCGCGCCGACGAGGGCTTCCTCGTCCCGATCGGCGGCTACAAGGGCGCCGGCCTCAACATCGCCATCGGGCTCCTCGCCGGGGTCCTCAACGATGCGGCCTTCGGCCGTTCGGTGGTCGATCACAGGGAGCATCCGGAAATCCCCACGAACACCGGCCAGGCGATCTTCGTGATGCGTCCCGATCTGTTCGCCGAACAGGACGAGTTCCTGGCGCGAGTCGACGCAAAGCTCCACGAGTTCCGCACCTCGGAGCCCATGGGAGGCGCCATCGTGAGGCTTCCCGGCGACCGGGCGGCGGAGGTCGAGAAGGGGAGCCGGGCAGGCGGGATCGAGATCCCCGAGATGCTCCTCGGTCGGCTTCGGGGTCTCGCCGATCGGCTCGGGGTGGGCGACAGGTTGGAGTAGCGGCGCCGGCCGCAGCTCACTGCCCGAGGTCGTAGCGCATGATCGGGCGCGCCGCGACGTGCCGGGCGACCGTGACGAAACCTGCTCGAGCGAACGTCGTCGCGTATCCGGTGCTCGACGCGCTCGGCGTGAGGTCGGCGTCGAGCGGATATGCCTCGACCGCCGGCGCGCCGGCCTCCGCGGCCGCCTCCACGGCCGCCGCGATCAGGGTCGTCGTCACGCCCTGCCTTCGGTAGCCCTTTCGGATGTAGAAGCACGAGATCGACCAGACGGGGGCGTCGTCGACGCGCCGCAGCCGCGGCGAGCGATCGAGCCACGGCAAGGCGTCGCGGGGGGTGAGCTGGCACCAGCCGACGGCAATCTCGCCGTCGAAGGCGAGCAGGCCGGGAGGAGGGCCGGCGGCGACGACTTCGCGAAACGCCTCCCTGTTCTCGTCGGGGTCGGTGCGGCGGTAGGCGTTGCCGGTTCGCCAGTACGTGCACCAGCACCGGCCGACCGGGCCGGTCGTGTCGAACAGATCGACGAGTGCTGGCCACAGCTCGGGGGTGAGGGCCCGGATGACGAGATCCACTCGTGGCATGAAAGCACGGACGTCGGCAGCCGTTGCCTGTGCCGATTGCCACATGGCCGTAACTCGGTATGATCGCGGCTTCTTTTCGTCAGTCGGGTGTGGTATGGTCGAACGTATGTTCGATATTGGTGATGTGGTTGGGGAGCGGCTCCCGGAGGGGCTCGACTCGATGCGTCCCGGGTCGGGGTTGGCGGCCGCCTTGGAGGGGGTCGACGTGTCCCGGTTGTCGGGTTATGACCGGATCGTGGCGTTGCGGGCACACCAGCGGCTCGTGTCGCATTATCAAGCCCGCATGTGCCAAGACATGGAAGCGGTTGTTGAAGTGCTCGACGACGGGAACTCGATGGAGGCCGCCATCTCTGGGGCGGCTGAGATCAGGGTGGCGTTGCGGTTGACGCGTCGGGCCGCCGACTCGGAGTTGTCGATGGCGCTCGATCTGCGGAGGCGTCTCCCGGTCGTGTGGACTGGCCTGCTAGACGGCGCCCTCGACGGGCGGCGGGCCCGTTGCATTGTCCACCAGACCGCCCACCTCGACGAAGCAGTCGCCCGGGACGTCGTTGCCGGCGTCATCGACGAGGCACCCGGGTTGACCACCGGACAACTGATCGCACGGCTACGGGGCATGTGCATCGAGGTGGCACCCGACGGGGGCTTGTCAAGTTCCACAGGTCTGGACCACCGTCTCGGGCCAGACCGCCTCGATGGCGTCACCGAACCCGGTCAGTCCGTCGCAGCAGGCGATCAACACGTCTGAGACGCCCCGGTTGCGGAGCTCGGTGAGCACTGCGAGCCAGAACTTGGCTCCCT
This is a stretch of genomic DNA from Acidimicrobiia bacterium. It encodes these proteins:
- a CDS encoding Ldh family oxidoreductase — translated: MTAPPFPMGRLEAFVADVLGALGVLPDHAETTAKRLLEADARGRTGHGIIRLPLYAERIEAGGYNLRPAIRIARQTPVSALVDGDNGLGQVVMTLAAETAIEKAQQSGMAWVGTTRSNHAGAAGIYPAMAVGEGLIAFYFAVANANGMPPWGGREPILGTNPIAIGVPAGDEPPFLLDIATTVASHGTIKVVAQAGEQMPIGWVVDVEGNPITDPNRADEGFLVPIGGYKGAGLNIAIGLLAGVLNDAAFGRSVVDHREHPEIPTNTGQAIFVMRPDLFAEQDEFLARVDAKLHEFRTSEPMGGAIVRLPGDRAAEVEKGSRAGGIEIPEMLLGRLRGLADRLGVGDRLE
- a CDS encoding GNAT family N-acetyltransferase, with the translated sequence MDLVIRALTPELWPALVDLFDTTGPVGRCWCTYWRTGNAYRRTDPDENREAFREVVAAGPPPGLLAFDGEIAVGWCQLTPRDALPWLDRSPRLRRVDDAPVWSISCFYIRKGYRRQGVTTTLIAAAVEAAAEAGAPAVEAYPLDADLTPSASSTGYATTFARAGFVTVARHVAARPIMRYDLGQ